The following proteins are co-located in the Trichormus variabilis 0441 genome:
- a CDS encoding trifunctional serine/threonine-protein kinase/ATP-binding protein/sensor histidine kinase: MTSTVPQFPEISGYTITEQIYRGSRTAVYLAIQDNQRLPVVIKVLQREYATFGELVQFRNQYAIAKNLPITGIIPPLSLEPFGNGYALVMADWGGISLETYIQQQPLDLGDILVVAIQLADILHELQQHRVIHKDIKPANILIHPESQQVKLIDFSIASVLPKETQEIQNPNTLEGTLAYLSPEQTGRMNRGIDYRSDFYALGVTLYQLLTGRLPFLTDDPLELVHCHIAKIATPVHLVNTDVPPTLGAIVAKLMAKNAEDRYQSALGLKHDLDECWSQWKQTGSIAEFELGQKDLCDRFLIPEKLYGRETEVQTLLDAFERVAQGSSEMMLVAGFSGIGKTAVVNEVHKPIVKQRGYFIKGKFDQFNRNIPFSAFVQGFQDLVGQLLSESDTQLQHWKTQILSTLGENAQVIVELIPELERIIGVQPPTRELSGTAAQNRFNLLFQRFIQVFTTPAHPLVMFVDDLQWADSASLNLIQVLMSESQTGCLLLLGAYRDNEVFAAHPLMLTLNGMEKAGAKIHTITLQPLSFTSLNHLIADTLHTHALVVQPLTKLVMQKTLGNPFFATQFLKALHQDQLITFDPNAGHWQCDIVQVRDVALTDDVLELMVQQLQKMPEATQEILKLAACIGAQFDLTTLAIVSQQSQTEVATILWKALQEGLILPQSDLYKFYLGESQAIQHTPQETLNYRFLHDRVQQAAYSLILDDQKQVTHLTIGKLLLENSNPSFQDSHLFAIVHQLNCGISMITELEQRYQYAQLNLQAGYKAKDSTAYNAALHYFDKGMQFLPTDSWDKNYNLTLLIYESAAEVALLSCDFKQMDTLIQIVLKNTNDLLEQVKVYEIKLQAYQVQNQQLQAIKIGREILQKLGVILPESITLSDIQRQVQHTLTKLSNYSLEDLINLPITQDATATAAARIMTSLVPSIHQANPLLFPVVACEEVNLSLQYGNSLFSAPGYADFSIIVSSVLNEIEVGYRFGQLALQLMEKFNESYVQSIVMFKVAAFNQSNQQDIRNAIFLLNKSYKVAIETGDSVHALVSTSFRLFYSYLSGDKPLPELLEEVEIYQSKFATSEHFLTWVHIISSSIHNFIELSDNPDCLGSIDAENEKLSTLIQENDELALHLFYLSKLILSYSFSCFETAIQIADRGLQYLKAGISMPSAPAYYYYDSLTRLKLYFNFQPSSQKEVLRKVDSNQKHLLVYVNAAPMNYQHKYHLVEAVRFQRLGKQAEAIEFFDCAIAGAKANRFIQDEALANELAAEFYLNWGKDKFAAGYIQEAYYCYSRWGAKAKVTDLETRYPELLRPILQQTMTSTDALTTLMTIAAPAVSVHYDTHHTSSSTGVNQVLDFAAILKASQVLSRTIQLDQLLQKLTQIILHNSGGDRCALLFPNETGEWQVRAIATPDDVQLIAEPFTNNPNIPVKLIQYVKNNQETVVIDDLKTDLPVIDDYLRQRQPKSILCLPLLNQGHLIGILYLKNRLTRGVFTSDRLLILNFLCIQAAISLENARLYQQAQTYARQLEQSQLQMIQSEKMASLGNLVAGVAHEINNPIGFLNGSIKNGKEYVQDLLGHLALYQQHYPNPVEAIQDNAKDIDWEFLSEDLPKLLDSMEGATNRINSISNSLRTFSRADTEYKISANLHEGLDSTLLILKYRLKANEHRPAIQVIQDLGDLPTIKCFPGQLNQVFMNILANAIDMFDEMAQTRLFKELEANPQKITIRTEVISNQVYIRIRDNGKGITQELQEKIFDHLFTTKAVGKGTGLGLAIARQIVVEKHGGSLNVWSELGQGTEFTVQIPV, encoded by the coding sequence ATGACATCTACAGTACCTCAATTCCCGGAAATTTCTGGCTACACCATCACTGAACAAATTTACCGGGGTTCACGTACTGCCGTGTATTTAGCGATACAAGATAATCAGAGATTACCTGTTGTCATTAAGGTGCTGCAACGAGAGTATGCCACATTTGGGGAATTGGTACAGTTTCGCAATCAGTATGCGATCGCCAAAAATCTGCCCATTACCGGCATTATCCCACCCCTAAGTCTAGAACCATTTGGTAATGGCTATGCCTTAGTCATGGCAGACTGGGGGGGTATCTCCCTGGAAACATATATCCAGCAACAGCCCTTAGACTTAGGAGACATTTTGGTAGTTGCCATCCAACTGGCAGATATTCTCCACGAACTACAACAACATCGAGTTATCCACAAAGACATTAAACCTGCCAACATCCTCATTCATCCAGAATCCCAGCAAGTTAAACTGATAGACTTTAGCATTGCTTCGGTATTGCCCAAAGAAACCCAGGAAATCCAAAACCCCAACACCCTGGAAGGTACTTTAGCTTATCTTTCCCCTGAACAAACGGGAAGAATGAATCGCGGCATCGATTATCGCAGTGATTTTTATGCCCTTGGTGTTACTCTGTATCAATTGCTAACAGGTCGCTTACCCTTCCTTACGGACGACCCCTTAGAATTGGTGCATTGTCACATCGCTAAGATTGCCACACCTGTCCATCTAGTAAATACCGATGTGCCGCCAACCTTGGGGGCAATTGTCGCCAAACTCATGGCCAAAAATGCCGAAGACCGCTATCAAAGTGCCTTGGGACTCAAGCATGATTTAGATGAATGTTGGAGTCAATGGAAACAAACAGGGTCAATTGCGGAATTTGAGTTGGGACAGAAGGATTTATGCGATCGCTTTCTCATTCCTGAAAAACTCTACGGTAGGGAAACTGAAGTCCAAACCCTGCTAGATGCTTTTGAGCGGGTTGCCCAAGGGTCATCAGAAATGATGCTGGTGGCTGGTTTTTCGGGCATTGGTAAAACAGCCGTTGTCAATGAAGTACATAAGCCTATTGTCAAGCAACGAGGTTACTTCATCAAAGGCAAGTTTGACCAGTTTAATCGCAACATTCCCTTCTCTGCCTTTGTGCAAGGCTTTCAAGACTTAGTTGGGCAACTTTTGAGTGAAAGCGATACCCAATTGCAACACTGGAAAACTCAGATTCTCTCAACATTGGGAGAAAATGCCCAAGTGATTGTTGAACTGATTCCTGAACTGGAGCGGATTATTGGGGTGCAACCCCCAACACGCGAATTATCAGGAACCGCAGCCCAAAATCGGTTTAATTTGTTGTTTCAAAGGTTCATTCAAGTTTTTACCACCCCTGCACACCCGTTGGTAATGTTTGTGGATGATTTACAGTGGGCAGATTCGGCTTCGCTGAATTTGATTCAGGTGTTAATGTCTGAGTCTCAAACGGGCTGTTTATTACTGTTAGGGGCGTATCGGGATAATGAGGTCTTTGCCGCTCACCCATTAATGTTGACCCTCAATGGTATGGAAAAAGCTGGGGCAAAAATCCACACCATCACTTTGCAACCCCTAAGTTTTACAAGTCTCAATCACCTGATTGCAGATACCCTTCATACTCATGCACTCGTGGTACAACCTCTGACAAAACTGGTAATGCAGAAAACCCTGGGTAATCCTTTCTTTGCTACCCAGTTTCTCAAGGCATTACATCAAGACCAGTTAATTACTTTTGACCCGAATGCAGGACATTGGCAGTGTGATATTGTGCAAGTGCGAGATGTGGCTTTGACCGATGATGTGCTGGAATTGATGGTGCAGCAATTGCAAAAAATGCCAGAAGCAACGCAAGAGATTTTAAAACTTGCGGCTTGTATTGGCGCACAGTTCGATTTAACCACACTAGCGATCGTTTCACAGCAATCTCAAACAGAAGTGGCAACGATACTTTGGAAAGCGTTACAGGAAGGGTTGATTTTGCCACAAAGCGATTTGTACAAATTCTATTTGGGAGAATCGCAAGCAATACAGCACACCCCACAGGAAACCCTCAACTATCGTTTTCTGCATGATCGCGTCCAACAAGCTGCTTATTCTCTGATTCTTGATGACCAAAAACAGGTGACACACCTCACTATTGGAAAATTGCTATTAGAAAATAGTAATCCCTCTTTCCAAGATAGTCATTTATTTGCAATTGTTCATCAGTTAAATTGTGGCATTTCCATGATTACAGAGTTGGAACAACGTTATCAATATGCTCAATTAAATTTACAAGCAGGTTATAAGGCTAAAGACTCTACTGCATATAATGCAGCCTTACATTATTTCGACAAGGGAATGCAATTTCTGCCGACGGATAGCTGGGATAAAAATTATAATTTGACACTTCTTATATATGAATCAGCAGCAGAAGTGGCATTGCTTAGCTGTGATTTTAAGCAGATGGATACCTTAATTCAAATAGTTCTAAAAAACACAAATGACCTGTTGGAACAAGTCAAAGTTTATGAAATAAAACTTCAAGCTTATCAAGTACAAAATCAGCAGCTTCAAGCGATAAAAATTGGACGGGAAATCCTGCAAAAGCTAGGAGTTATCCTGCCAGAATCTATAACACTTTCAGATATCCAACGACAGGTACAACACACACTAACTAAGCTATCGAACTACTCCCTGGAGGACTTAATCAATTTACCCATTACCCAGGATGCCACTGCTACGGCGGCAGCGCGCATCATGACGAGTTTAGTCCCTTCGATTCATCAGGCTAATCCCCTTTTATTTCCAGTTGTTGCCTGCGAAGAGGTTAATCTATCCCTGCAATACGGGAACTCGCTTTTCTCAGCACCGGGATATGCAGATTTTAGTATTATTGTTAGCTCTGTGTTGAATGAAATAGAAGTAGGTTATCGTTTTGGACAACTTGCACTCCAGTTAATGGAGAAATTTAATGAAAGTTATGTTCAAAGCATCGTTATGTTTAAAGTTGCCGCATTTAATCAATCTAATCAACAAGATATCCGGAACGCAATTTTTTTATTAAATAAATCCTATAAAGTTGCCATAGAAACAGGCGATTCTGTTCACGCACTTGTCTCGACTTCATTTAGATTGTTCTACTCATATTTGAGTGGGGACAAACCTTTACCAGAGTTATTAGAAGAGGTTGAAATTTACCAATCGAAATTCGCAACGAGTGAACATTTTCTGACTTGGGTGCATATTATTAGCTCATCTATTCATAATTTTATTGAGTTAAGTGACAATCCAGACTGTCTAGGGTCTATTGATGCTGAGAATGAAAAATTATCTACTCTAATTCAAGAAAATGATGAGCTAGCTCTGCATCTATTTTACTTGAGTAAATTAATACTTAGTTATTCATTTAGTTGTTTTGAAACTGCGATTCAGATAGCAGATCGAGGACTTCAATATCTCAAGGCTGGTATTAGTATGCCATCGGCACCAGCTTACTACTACTACGATTCATTAACCCGGTTAAAATTATATTTCAATTTTCAGCCTTCATCTCAGAAGGAGGTTTTAAGGAAAGTTGATTCTAACCAGAAACACCTCTTGGTTTACGTGAATGCTGCTCCCATGAATTATCAACACAAATATCACTTGGTAGAAGCAGTGCGTTTCCAGAGGTTGGGTAAACAAGCGGAGGCTATAGAATTTTTTGATTGCGCCATTGCGGGGGCAAAAGCCAACAGATTCATCCAAGACGAAGCCCTTGCCAACGAACTAGCTGCCGAATTTTATCTCAATTGGGGTAAAGATAAATTTGCCGCAGGCTATATACAAGAAGCTTACTATTGTTACAGTCGCTGGGGTGCTAAAGCCAAAGTTACCGACTTGGAAACCCGCTATCCTGAATTGCTGCGCCCCATTCTGCAACAAACAATGACATCGACTGATGCGTTGACCACACTAATGACTATTGCTGCACCTGCGGTATCAGTTCATTATGACACTCATCACACTTCTAGTAGTACTGGCGTTAATCAAGTTCTCGATTTTGCGGCTATCCTCAAAGCTTCTCAAGTCCTCTCTAGAACCATTCAACTGGATCAGCTACTACAAAAACTCACCCAAATTATTTTGCACAACTCAGGAGGCGATCGCTGTGCGCTGTTGTTTCCCAACGAAACCGGAGAATGGCAAGTAAGGGCGATCGCCACACCTGATGATGTACAACTAATCGCGGAACCTTTTACCAATAATCCCAATATTCCGGTCAAATTAATTCAGTATGTTAAAAATAATCAAGAAACTGTGGTAATTGATGACCTAAAAACCGATTTACCTGTAATTGATGACTACCTCAGGCAACGCCAACCAAAGAGTATTCTGTGTCTACCACTGCTTAATCAAGGTCATCTGATTGGGATTTTATACCTGAAAAATCGCCTTACCAGAGGTGTTTTCACCAGCGATCGCCTCCTAATTCTTAACTTCCTCTGCATCCAAGCTGCCATTTCCCTAGAAAATGCCCGCCTTTATCAACAAGCACAAACCTACGCCCGACAACTTGAGCAATCCCAGTTGCAAATGATACAAAGCGAAAAAATGGCATCCCTGGGAAATCTAGTAGCTGGGGTTGCCCATGAAATCAACAACCCCATTGGTTTCCTCAATGGCAGTATCAAAAACGGCAAAGAATATGTGCAAGATTTACTGGGACATTTAGCTCTTTATCAACAGCACTATCCCAACCCAGTTGAGGCAATTCAAGACAATGCCAAAGATATCGACTGGGAATTTCTCTCGGAAGATTTACCAAAGTTACTCGATTCGATGGAAGGAGCAACGAATCGCATCAACAGTATCAGTAATAGTCTCCGTACCTTCTCCCGTGCTGATACCGAATACAAAATCAGTGCCAATCTTCATGAAGGACTTGATAGCACGTTGTTAATTTTGAAATATCGCCTCAAAGCTAACGAACATCGCCCAGCGATTCAAGTCATACAAGACTTGGGAGATTTACCCACAATCAAATGCTTCCCTGGACAGTTAAACCAAGTATTTATGAATATCTTGGCGAATGCCATTGATATGTTTGACGAAATGGCGCAAACTCGATTATTCAAAGAACTGGAAGCCAATCCCCAAAAAATTACCATTCGCACTGAAGTTATATCAAACCAGGTGTATATCCGTATTCGTGATAATGGCAAAGGTATCACACAAGAGCTACAAGAGAAAATATTTGACCATTTATTTACTACCAAAGCTGTGGGGAAAGGTACGGGATTGGGATTGGCGATCGCCCGTCAAATTGTGGTAGAAAAACATGGTGGTAGCTTAAATGTATGGTCTGAGCTAGGTCAAGGAACTGAGTTTACAGTACAAATTCCAGTGTAA
- a CDS encoding bifunctional metallophosphatase/5'-nucleotidase, which translates to MKLISQGCSVVIQVLVAVTLATPALAEIVKINLLQLNDIYEITPVEGGTRGGLARVATLRQQLYKANPRTYTVLAGDTFSPSALGTAKINGTPLAGQQMVAVMNALGLNYATFGNHEFDLPENLFYQRLEESQFRWVSSNVSDSTGQPFKGVPRSIVFNVKGDRGAVVRVGLIGVTLDSNKPKYVSYTDPITTAKQQVSTLKGKVDIIVAITHQSIEDDRKLAETVPEIDIILGGHEHENTQQWRGQDFTPIFKADANARTVYVHQLNYDTINRSLVINSRLVPITDKIPDEPRTAKIVEEWVERGYQAFRANGFEPNQVIAKLSFALDGLESSVRNKSTNLTELVALAMLQEVPDADLAVFNGGSIRIDDILPPGAITQYDVIRILPFGGKVVAVEISGALLQRVLDQGQANKGTGGYLQTAKVSQQANSRSWLIQGQPLDPNRTYKIAISDFLISGKEKGLDFLNLQQSGIKLIAEKRDIRFVVIDQLKRQATASQILK; encoded by the coding sequence ATGAAACTTATTTCTCAAGGATGCAGTGTAGTTATACAGGTCTTAGTAGCAGTAACTTTAGCTACTCCTGCACTTGCAGAAATCGTTAAGATTAACCTGCTGCAACTTAACGATATTTACGAAATTACGCCAGTGGAAGGGGGAACTCGTGGTGGTCTAGCGCGTGTAGCGACCCTACGACAACAACTTTACAAAGCCAACCCCCGCACCTACACCGTATTAGCCGGAGATACCTTTAGCCCTTCAGCTTTAGGAACTGCCAAAATTAACGGTACACCTCTAGCTGGTCAGCAAATGGTAGCTGTGATGAACGCCTTGGGATTAAATTATGCGACTTTTGGCAATCACGAATTTGACTTACCAGAAAACCTCTTCTATCAAAGATTGGAAGAATCTCAATTTCGTTGGGTTTCCAGTAATGTATCTGATAGTACAGGGCAACCATTCAAAGGTGTTCCTCGGTCAATAGTATTTAATGTCAAAGGCGATCGCGGTGCAGTGGTTAGGGTAGGCTTGATTGGTGTCACCCTCGATAGTAATAAGCCTAAATACGTTAGTTACACCGACCCCATTACCACAGCCAAACAGCAGGTTAGTACGCTTAAAGGTAAAGTTGATATTATAGTTGCGATTACCCATCAATCCATTGAAGATGACCGCAAACTAGCTGAAACTGTACCAGAAATAGATATTATTCTTGGTGGTCACGAGCATGAAAACACCCAGCAATGGCGCGGTCAGGACTTTACTCCAATTTTTAAAGCAGATGCTAATGCGCGTACAGTTTATGTTCACCAATTGAATTACGATACTATCAACAGAAGTCTTGTAATTAACTCCCGATTAGTACCGATTACTGATAAGATTCCTGACGAACCAAGAACTGCAAAGATAGTCGAGGAATGGGTAGAACGAGGTTATCAGGCATTTCGCGCCAATGGTTTTGAACCAAATCAAGTAATTGCGAAATTATCCTTTGCTTTAGATGGTTTGGAATCTAGCGTCCGTAACAAATCTACCAATCTGACAGAGTTAGTTGCCCTGGCAATGTTGCAAGAAGTACCAGACGCAGATTTAGCTGTATTTAATGGCGGTTCAATTCGGATTGATGATATCCTTCCACCAGGAGCAATTACCCAATATGATGTAATTCGGATACTGCCTTTTGGCGGTAAAGTTGTGGCAGTAGAGATAAGTGGTGCGCTGTTGCAAAGGGTATTGGATCAGGGGCAAGCTAATAAAGGCACTGGGGGTTATCTACAAACAGCCAAAGTTAGTCAACAAGCAAATTCAAGAAGTTGGTTGATTCAAGGTCAACCTCTTGACCCTAACCGTACCTACAAAATCGCCATCAGTGACTTTTTAATCAGTGGTAAAGAAAAAGGATTAGACTTCTTAAATCTTCAACAATCGGGGATTAAACTGATTGCCGAAAAACGGGATATTCGTTTTGTGGTGATTGACCAGTTAAAGCGCCAAGCTACTGCTAGTCAGATTTTGAAATGA
- a CDS encoding DUF4174 domain-containing protein, protein MNNSVLIALTLTASIALSPVSIAGIQGSTQTIKMSSFNLSSQQWQNRVLLVFAPSVNNRTYQQQMQLFEQHQNGFTDRDLVLVQVLSTDKSYANGQLIDESSVVNLRDRFGVDKDNFRVILVGKDGGVKRHNTTPVPATAIFEQIDAMPMRQQEIQERKRK, encoded by the coding sequence GTGAATAACTCAGTATTAATTGCCCTGACCCTCACCGCGTCTATAGCTCTATCGCCAGTCAGCATTGCTGGTATCCAAGGTTCAACCCAAACCATCAAAATGTCTTCATTTAACCTCAGTTCCCAACAATGGCAAAACCGCGTGCTATTAGTGTTTGCACCGTCTGTTAATAACCGTACTTATCAACAACAGATGCAGTTATTTGAACAGCACCAAAACGGTTTTACAGACCGGGATTTAGTTCTGGTTCAGGTTTTGTCAACAGATAAAAGCTATGCCAACGGACAGTTAATAGATGAATCTTCTGTGGTCAATTTGCGCGATCGCTTTGGAGTTGACAAAGATAATTTTCGCGTTATTTTGGTAGGCAAAGATGGTGGTGTTAAACGCCATAACACTACACCAGTCCCAGCTACAGCAATTTTTGAGCAAATTGACGCTATGCCCATGCGCCAGCAAGAAATACAAGAGCGAAAAAGAAAGTAA